A genomic stretch from Acetobacter ascendens includes:
- a CDS encoding pyridoxal-phosphate-dependent aminotransferase family protein, whose amino-acid sequence MEQTRMISPIFKQIDPPQRFLMGPGPINAHPRVLRAMSADMLGQFDPEMTEYMNETMALYRQVFMTQNQWTFLVDGTARAGIEAALVSLVEPGAKILIVRAGRFGLLLSEIAERIGAEICTLDLPWGEVASLGQIEAALQEHKPQVLACIHGDTSTTMAQPLDSVGALCKKYNVLSYADVTATLGGVPVCTDRWGIDVISGGLQKCMGGPPGSAPITISDRAAEHIMARRHVEAGIRSASLTDGQRSRISSNYFDLAMVMDYWSEKRLNHHTEATTMLYGAREAACIVLEEGLENRFVRHKMASTALIAGLRAMGLTIFGDDAHRMANVTGVWIPASVDGDKVRMRMRDDFGIEIGTAFGPLTGKIWRIGTMGYNAVKHKVLLTLGALEAALAAEGFKPPRGAAVDAAMASWP is encoded by the coding sequence ATGGAGCAAACCCGTATGATTTCACCAATTTTCAAACAGATTGATCCGCCCCAACGGTTTCTGATGGGCCCCGGCCCCATTAACGCCCATCCGCGTGTTTTGCGTGCCATGTCTGCCGATATGCTGGGGCAGTTTGACCCGGAAATGACGGAATATATGAATGAAACCATGGCCCTATACCGTCAGGTATTCATGACACAGAACCAGTGGACGTTTCTGGTAGATGGTACGGCCCGTGCCGGTATTGAAGCGGCTCTTGTTTCCTTGGTCGAGCCGGGGGCAAAAATTCTTATTGTGCGTGCCGGACGCTTCGGTTTATTGCTTTCAGAAATTGCTGAACGTATTGGAGCAGAAATCTGCACGCTGGACCTGCCGTGGGGTGAAGTGGCCTCGCTGGGGCAGATAGAAGCAGCATTGCAGGAACATAAACCGCAGGTTCTGGCTTGTATTCATGGTGATACCTCCACCACAATGGCGCAGCCTTTGGATAGTGTTGGGGCATTGTGTAAAAAATACAATGTTCTTTCCTATGCCGATGTGACGGCTACATTGGGGGGCGTGCCGGTTTGCACGGATCGGTGGGGGATTGATGTCATCTCCGGCGGTTTGCAGAAATGTATGGGCGGTCCGCCGGGTTCTGCCCCCATTACCATTTCGGATCGGGCGGCTGAGCACATTATGGCGCGCCGCCATGTAGAGGCCGGTATCCGCAGCGCAAGCCTTACGGATGGGCAGCGCTCACGTATTTCATCCAATTACTTCGATCTGGCTATGGTGATGGATTACTGGTCTGAAAAGCGGCTGAACCACCATACCGAAGCCACCACCATGCTGTATGGCGCCAGAGAAGCCGCTTGTATTGTGCTGGAAGAAGGGCTGGAAAACCGTTTTGTCCGCCACAAAATGGCGAGCACGGCGCTTATTGCCGGCTTACGTGCAATGGGGCTGACCATCTTTGGTGATGATGCACACCGTATGGCCAACGTAACGGGGGTGTGGATTCCAGCCAGCGTGGATGGAGATAAAGTCCGTATGCGTATGCGTGATGATTTTGGCATTGAAATTGGCACGGCTTTTGGCCCGCTTACTGGCAAAATCTGGCGCATTGGCACCATGGGCTACAATGCTGTCAAACACAAAGTGTTGCTGACATTGGGCGCATTGGAAGCGGCTTTGGCTGCCGAAGGGTTTAAGCCCCCGCGCGGCGCTGCTGTGGATGCGGCTATGGCATCTTGGCCGTAA
- the hpxZ gene encoding oxalurate catabolism protein HpxZ, protein MELNNPETLRQVEACSDLYERALAENDVQVLDDLFWNGPEVVRYGVGENLYGAEEIAAFRRSRKGGRPPRRNLRRTITAIGNESAVVSLEFQREGSDRVGRQMQTWIWTDNGWKILAAHVSLMAARPETERPAL, encoded by the coding sequence ATGGAACTGAATAATCCAGAAACACTCCGGCAGGTTGAAGCATGTTCAGACCTTTATGAACGTGCTCTGGCTGAAAATGATGTGCAAGTTCTGGATGATCTGTTCTGGAATGGCCCGGAAGTGGTGCGCTACGGCGTGGGAGAGAACCTATATGGAGCGGAAGAAATAGCAGCTTTTCGCCGCTCCAGAAAAGGAGGACGCCCGCCACGCCGTAATCTGCGGCGCACCATTACCGCCATTGGTAATGAAAGTGCTGTTGTTAGTCTGGAATTCCAGCGAGAAGGATCGGATCGGGTCGGCCGGCAGATGCAGACATGGATCTGGACTGACAATGGATGGAAAATTCTGGCAGCCCATGTGTCGCTTATGGCGGCGCGTCCAGAAACCGAAAGACCTGCTTTATAA
- a CDS encoding DUF4089 domain-containing protein produces MTAPSSDQENLVRARATPIGLDLSPACLPGVISNSALLAHYAKLVEQHALPDTCEPAYEYIP; encoded by the coding sequence ATGACTGCCCCTTCCTCTGATCAGGAAAATCTTGTGCGCGCACGCGCTACACCCATAGGGCTTGATCTTTCTCCCGCATGTCTGCCGGGGGTTATCAGCAATTCCGCCCTTTTGGCACACTATGCCAAACTGGTTGAACAGCACGCCCTACCAGATACGTGTGAACCAGCATACGAGTACATTCCATGA
- a CDS encoding AtzE family amidohydrolase — MTRFSSAHAIAEAIRSGKKSAVSTIQETLNTLRTQDNGIRCVTHIFADEALPQAQKIDAMRQAGQTLPPLAGVPFGVKDLFDIAGHVTTAGSIVLRDTPPAQKDAAIVQRLKAAGAIPVATLNMDEFAYGFATVNAHYGTTHNPHDLARMAGGSSGGSAAAVAAGFLPFALGSDTNGSIRIPASLCGVWGIKPTFGRLPRAGAYPFSASLDVVGSFASSLDDLITTFYVMDGSAPAPEPAADMLRVSRLGGWFASNLAPALVAALDRVCASLQTTSTVELPEVANARAAAFLITAAEGGNLHLPRLRKQAEEYDPATRDRLIAGALLPSSTYLQAQRFRNWFRQQIHELFQKTDVLIAPAVMGEAPLLDEPTIMVDGKPVSARANLGLFTQPLSLSGLPVLCLPLKNTGSLPLGLQLVAAPGQEAALFSVARALKKSGLAGCVPLPEKEMA; from the coding sequence ATGACCCGTTTTTCCAGCGCGCATGCCATTGCGGAGGCTATTCGCTCTGGTAAAAAAAGTGCAGTTTCCACTATTCAGGAAACATTAAATACGTTGCGTACACAGGATAATGGCATCCGATGCGTAACGCATATTTTTGCAGATGAGGCCTTGCCGCAGGCTCAGAAAATAGATGCCATGCGGCAAGCGGGCCAAACCCTACCCCCTTTGGCTGGTGTGCCGTTTGGTGTGAAGGATCTGTTTGATATTGCAGGCCACGTGACCACGGCAGGTTCTATTGTGTTGCGCGATACGCCACCAGCGCAAAAAGATGCTGCCATCGTGCAGCGGCTTAAAGCTGCTGGGGCCATTCCTGTCGCAACATTGAACATGGATGAATTTGCTTACGGGTTTGCGACCGTAAATGCGCATTACGGCACCACCCATAATCCGCATGATCTGGCCCGTATGGCTGGGGGGTCGTCTGGTGGATCTGCGGCGGCTGTCGCTGCGGGCTTTCTGCCTTTTGCCCTTGGGTCTGATACCAATGGGTCTATCCGTATTCCGGCATCATTATGCGGTGTGTGGGGGATAAAGCCTACTTTTGGCCGCCTGCCCCGGGCAGGTGCTTATCCGTTTTCTGCCAGTTTGGATGTTGTGGGCAGTTTTGCATCCTCTCTGGATGATCTGATTACAACATTTTATGTAATGGATGGCAGCGCCCCAGCACCAGAACCAGCGGCAGATATGCTTAGGGTTTCCAGGTTGGGGGGATGGTTTGCATCCAATTTGGCACCCGCCCTTGTGGCAGCGCTAGACCGTGTTTGTGCCAGCCTGCAAACCACCAGTACGGTTGAGTTGCCAGAAGTGGCAAACGCACGTGCGGCAGCTTTCTTGATAACTGCGGCAGAAGGCGGAAACCTGCACCTGCCGCGCCTGCGTAAGCAGGCAGAAGAGTATGACCCAGCCACGCGAGACCGCCTGATTGCCGGAGCCTTGTTGCCATCATCTACCTATTTGCAGGCACAGCGTTTTAGAAACTGGTTTCGGCAGCAAATTCATGAGCTATTTCAGAAAACAGATGTTCTCATAGCACCTGCTGTTATGGGAGAAGCGCCTTTGCTGGATGAGCCAACCATTATGGTGGACGGCAAACCCGTATCTGCGCGGGCTAATCTGGGCCTGTTTACGCAACCTTTAAGCCTGTCGGGCTTGCCTGTGTTGTGCCTGCCCTTGAAAAATACAGGCTCTTTGCCGCTTGGCTTACAGCTTGTTGCTGCGCCGGGGCAGGAAGCCGCGCTATTTAGTGTTGCGCGGGCGCTGAAGAAAAGCGGCTTAGCTGGGTGCGTGCCCCTGCCAGAAAAGGAAATGGCCTAA
- the xdhC gene encoding xanthine dehydrogenase accessory protein XdhC, which produces MREVARVLQHWHRHPEQLILVRVTEAKGSTPRETGAFMLVGTCFQAGTVGGGALEHECVAQARQMLCQHEKLREHEFILGGQNTNQCCGGWARVRLERVTPDIVRELENNIRQELETRPVLLMFGAGHVGRALAYALAPLPLRLIWIDPRKQEFGNVPAGIETRITNQWEPILHAAPSKAGVLVLTPSHTLDALIIESALLRDDLSYVGLIGSATKRRRFEHSFRQLGMEEERLQSLICPIGERGIKDKRPEVIAALVTAEVVEHVLHPSL; this is translated from the coding sequence ATGCGAGAGGTTGCAAGGGTTCTCCAACACTGGCACCGCCATCCAGAACAGCTCATTCTTGTGCGCGTTACAGAAGCCAAAGGCTCCACCCCGCGCGAAACAGGTGCCTTCATGCTGGTGGGAACCTGTTTTCAGGCCGGAACTGTGGGCGGTGGCGCATTGGAGCATGAATGCGTAGCACAGGCACGCCAGATGCTATGCCAGCACGAAAAGCTGCGTGAACATGAATTTATTCTGGGTGGGCAAAATACCAACCAATGTTGCGGAGGTTGGGCACGTGTGCGGCTGGAGCGTGTAACGCCAGACATTGTGCGCGAACTGGAAAACAACATACGGCAAGAACTGGAAACACGCCCGGTACTGCTGATGTTTGGGGCTGGCCACGTTGGCCGTGCCTTGGCCTATGCTTTGGCGCCGTTGCCCCTAAGGTTGATTTGGATAGACCCGAGAAAACAGGAATTTGGCAATGTGCCCGCTGGCATAGAAACACGCATAACAAACCAATGGGAGCCAATATTGCATGCCGCTCCGTCTAAAGCCGGTGTGCTGGTGCTTACACCCAGCCACACGTTAGATGCGTTAATTATAGAATCTGCTCTTTTGCGGGATGATCTGTCTTATGTGGGGCTTATTGGCTCTGCCACCAAACGCAGGAGGTTTGAACACAGCTTCCGCCAGCTTGGCATGGAAGAAGAGCGTTTACAGTCCCTCATCTGCCCCATAGGAGAACGCGGGATCAAGGATAAACGGCCAGAAGTTATTGCTGCCCTTGTTACAGCGGAAGTGGTGGAGCATGTGCTCCACCCATCCTTATAA
- the xdhB gene encoding xanthine dehydrogenase molybdopterin binding subunit, which produces MLKKHINAPTTVPGGTTQSLKHESGRLHVSGKATYIDDIPTPANVVHVVPGLSTKAHARIVSMDLEPVKNFPGVLCVLTAQDTLGENQISPVGAGDEPLLAKDEVFYYGQPIFAVVAETRLAARKAARQAKIVYEDQPAVLSVEEARQKGGDMVCRPLEMVRGNTEKALENAPKRLSGRITVGGQEQFYLEGQAALATPGEEGEMHICSSTQHPTETQHMVAHILNRPSNLVTVEVRRMGGGFGGKETQANAPACLAALAAEITQRPAKCRLDRDDDMIMTGKRHDFVIDYDVGFDTQGHIQGVDMLLAARCGWSADLSGPVTDRALFHADNAYYYPDVRLRSEPFRTNTQSNTAFRGFGGPQGIAAAERIVEEIAFATGLDPLDVRLRNTYGTQDKNITPYFMTVEDSISREIMEQLAEECDYRKRREELRAFNRSSKYIRRGIALTPVKFGISFTATHFNQAGALVHVYTDGSVQVNHGGTEMGQGLHTKMVQIAMREFGLPENRVRITATTTGKVPNTSATAASSGADLNGMAVLDAISKIKERLISFAATHWQVPESTVHFGANGVQVGENCIPFMDVVKAAYMARVSLSSSGFYKTPKISWDPKTGRGRPFYYFAYGAACAEVAVDLLTGENRMERVDILHDAGQSLNPILDIGQIEGGFIQGAGWLTMEELVWDQTGRLRTHAPSTYKIPACSDRPPIFNVKLLENSPNREETIFRSKAVGEPPFVHGLAVLHAISDAIASIADYRICPQLDAPATPEQILRTVERLKKQKDMPH; this is translated from the coding sequence ATGCTTAAAAAGCATATCAACGCACCCACAACGGTTCCCGGTGGCACAACACAAAGCCTGAAGCACGAAAGTGGGCGTTTGCACGTTTCCGGCAAGGCAACGTATATTGATGATATTCCCACACCCGCAAATGTTGTGCATGTAGTGCCTGGGTTAAGCACCAAGGCCCATGCTCGCATTGTTTCTATGGATCTGGAGCCCGTTAAGAATTTTCCCGGCGTTTTATGCGTTCTTACAGCGCAAGATACGCTAGGAGAAAACCAGATCAGCCCCGTAGGCGCGGGGGATGAGCCTCTTTTGGCCAAAGATGAGGTTTTTTATTACGGTCAGCCCATTTTTGCCGTTGTGGCCGAAACGCGTCTGGCAGCCCGCAAAGCCGCGCGCCAAGCCAAAATTGTTTATGAAGACCAGCCAGCAGTTCTTTCCGTTGAAGAAGCCCGCCAAAAAGGTGGAGATATGGTGTGCCGTCCGCTCGAAATGGTGCGCGGCAATACTGAAAAGGCCCTAGAAAACGCTCCCAAACGGCTTTCTGGGCGCATTACGGTTGGGGGGCAGGAACAGTTTTATCTGGAAGGGCAAGCGGCACTCGCCACGCCGGGTGAAGAAGGGGAGATGCATATATGCTCCTCTACACAGCATCCTACAGAAACCCAGCACATGGTGGCGCATATTCTTAACCGCCCCAGCAACTTGGTAACAGTAGAAGTGCGCCGTATGGGCGGCGGCTTTGGGGGGAAGGAAACACAAGCAAATGCTCCGGCCTGTCTGGCTGCCTTAGCAGCAGAAATAACCCAGCGCCCCGCTAAATGCCGCCTTGATCGTGATGACGATATGATCATGACAGGCAAGCGGCATGACTTTGTTATTGATTATGATGTCGGCTTTGATACGCAAGGCCATATTCAGGGTGTAGATATGCTGTTGGCTGCACGGTGCGGATGGTCAGCGGATCTGTCTGGCCCCGTAACGGATAGAGCGCTGTTTCATGCAGATAACGCCTATTACTACCCAGATGTACGGCTGCGTTCAGAACCCTTTCGCACCAATACGCAATCCAACACAGCATTCCGGGGCTTTGGTGGCCCACAAGGCATTGCTGCCGCCGAACGGATTGTAGAAGAAATTGCCTTTGCCACGGGGCTGGACCCGCTGGATGTGCGTTTACGCAACACTTACGGCACGCAAGACAAAAACATCACGCCATATTTTATGACCGTGGAAGATTCCATTTCCCGGGAAATCATGGAACAACTTGCTGAGGAATGCGATTACCGCAAACGGCGTGAGGAACTCCGCGCCTTTAACCGCAGCAGTAAATACATTCGCCGTGGCATAGCCCTTACGCCCGTTAAATTTGGTATTTCCTTCACTGCTACACATTTCAATCAGGCAGGCGCTTTGGTGCATGTCTATACGGATGGCTCCGTACAGGTGAACCATGGCGGCACAGAAATGGGGCAGGGGCTGCATACCAAAATGGTGCAAATTGCCATGCGGGAATTTGGCCTACCGGAAAACCGTGTGCGCATTACGGCCACAACCACAGGCAAGGTGCCCAACACATCCGCCACAGCGGCATCCAGTGGGGCAGACTTAAACGGCATGGCTGTGCTGGATGCTATCAGCAAAATTAAGGAGCGGCTCATAAGCTTTGCCGCCACACATTGGCAGGTGCCAGAAAGCACCGTGCATTTTGGAGCCAATGGCGTGCAGGTAGGGGAAAACTGTATTCCCTTCATGGATGTGGTGAAGGCCGCCTATATGGCACGCGTTTCGCTTTCCTCATCCGGTTTTTACAAAACACCCAAAATTTCGTGGGACCCAAAAACCGGCCGCGGTCGCCCATTTTACTATTTTGCTTATGGAGCCGCCTGTGCAGAAGTTGCGGTTGACCTGCTGACTGGTGAAAACCGTATGGAGCGCGTGGATATCCTGCACGATGCCGGGCAATCCCTAAACCCAATTCTGGATATTGGCCAAATTGAAGGGGGCTTCATACAAGGGGCAGGGTGGCTGACAATGGAGGAGCTGGTATGGGACCAAACAGGCCGGCTGCGCACACATGCCCCCAGCACCTATAAAATTCCGGCTTGCTCAGACAGACCACCGATTTTTAATGTGAAGTTGCTTGAAAATTCCCCCAACCGGGAAGAAACCATCTTCCGTTCTAAGGCCGTGGGGGAACCACCCTTTGTGCATGGTCTGGCGGTATTACACGCCATCTCGGACGCCATAGCGAGTATTGCAGACTATCGCATCTGTCCTCAGCTAGATGCGCCTGCCACACCAGAACAGATTTTACGCACAGTGGAACGGCTTAAAAAACAAAAGGACATGCCTCACTAA
- the xdhA gene encoding xanthine dehydrogenase small subunit has translation MRHHIRFYLGQTLHEVSDLSPTHTVLDWLRNQKGQTGTKEGCNEGDCGACTVMVVRLENGQLTWRSVNACIQFLWMLDGAQLFTVEHLQNTDGSLHPMQQAMVDMHGSQCGFCTPGFVMSMVAYVQNGGGDDPKAINTALAGNLCRCTGYAPIIRAMQQARRIMVQQGNRFDVEKQNIILRLSALQDGSSVDIQNAHGRITLPANDDVLAAVYQESPQATLVAGATDVGLWVTKHLRDLPHVISVRSAKNLHKLEQRDGGLWVGAAVTYTQALPALATHLPDALETIKRIGSTQVRNAATVCGNIGNASPIGDGPPLFIAAAAILHLRQGDTRRQLPLEHYFLEYGKQGRQPAEFIEGIFIPDQSAQTVMRAYKVSKRFDQDISAIMAAFAVSINADGEITEARLVFGGMAGIPSRAKMAEKALVGQKWDIAALEAARKAIQDDFTPLTDMRGSTWYRSTVSANLLTRFFEETAPQGSGQPICLEGWREISHA, from the coding sequence ATGCGACACCATATAAGGTTTTATCTGGGTCAGACCCTGCACGAAGTGTCTGATCTTTCTCCCACGCACACAGTATTGGACTGGCTGCGTAACCAGAAAGGGCAAACCGGCACTAAGGAAGGATGTAACGAGGGAGACTGCGGTGCCTGCACTGTTATGGTTGTACGCCTTGAAAACGGCCAACTGACATGGCGCAGCGTAAACGCCTGTATCCAGTTTTTATGGATGCTGGATGGTGCACAGCTTTTTACTGTTGAGCATTTGCAAAACACGGATGGCTCTCTGCATCCAATGCAGCAGGCAATGGTCGACATGCACGGGTCTCAATGCGGGTTTTGTACGCCGGGCTTTGTGATGTCTATGGTAGCTTATGTGCAAAACGGCGGGGGGGATGATCCTAAAGCCATCAATACGGCTCTGGCTGGCAATTTATGCCGCTGCACAGGATATGCCCCCATTATACGCGCCATGCAGCAGGCGCGCCGTATTATGGTGCAGCAGGGCAACCGTTTTGATGTAGAAAAACAAAATATTATTTTGCGCCTTTCTGCCTTACAGGATGGCAGCAGTGTAGATATTCAAAACGCTCACGGCCGCATTACCTTACCTGCCAATGATGATGTGCTTGCCGCCGTTTATCAGGAAAGCCCCCAAGCCACTCTTGTTGCAGGCGCCACAGATGTTGGCCTGTGGGTTACCAAGCATTTGCGCGATTTGCCGCATGTTATTTCTGTAAGATCCGCCAAGAACCTGCATAAGCTAGAACAGCGTGATGGTGGTTTATGGGTAGGTGCTGCCGTAACATACACACAGGCACTCCCTGCCTTGGCAACCCATCTGCCAGATGCGCTGGAAACCATAAAACGCATTGGCTCTACGCAAGTTAGAAACGCCGCTACTGTTTGCGGCAATATTGGTAATGCCTCACCCATTGGGGATGGACCACCCTTGTTTATAGCTGCCGCAGCCATACTGCATTTACGACAAGGCGATACACGGCGGCAGCTTCCGCTGGAACACTATTTTCTGGAATATGGAAAACAGGGCCGGCAGCCTGCCGAATTTATAGAAGGCATATTTATACCGGATCAATCTGCGCAAACAGTTATGCGGGCTTACAAGGTTTCCAAACGGTTTGATCAGGATATTTCCGCCATAATGGCGGCGTTTGCAGTTTCCATAAATGCTGATGGAGAGATAACAGAAGCGCGTCTGGTTTTTGGCGGAATGGCAGGCATTCCCAGCCGCGCCAAAATGGCGGAAAAGGCTTTGGTTGGCCAAAAGTGGGATATTGCTGCGTTAGAAGCCGCACGCAAAGCCATACAGGATGACTTTACGCCCCTAACGGATATGCGCGGCAGTACGTGGTATCGCTCTACAGTATCCGCCAATCTGTTAACGCGCTTTTTTGAAGAAACAGCACCCCAAGGAAGCGGTCAACCTATCTGCCTGGAAGGTTGGAGGGAGATTTCCCATGCTTAA
- a CDS encoding nucleobase:cation symporter-2 family protein, whose translation MKAARNVPQAVHPVDEFLPFWQLGVYGLQHVLTFYAASVIVPILLASALGLSHDALEHLIEADLFTCGIASLIQAVGIGPLGVKLPLLQGVTFVSVTPMIAIGMAAGGGIEGLHQIFGAVIVAGIFSYFMAPFFSRLIRFFPPVVTGSVILVIGLALLPVAANDIVNGQGTGTMQNPVSLRNVAYGLGTLLCILAIQRFFKGFIGTIAVLVGLIMGTLVAWILGDAHFGDVSSAPLLTIVRPLYFGMPSFHIVPILSLIIVMMVSMLETTGDVFATGAIVEKKITPRDITRAIRADGAATMLGGIFNSFPYTCFAENVGLVRLTGVKSRWVVAAAALIMMVMGCLPKLAVLMACVPLPVLGGAALAMFAAVAVVGIQTLAQVDFDNQNNGIIVGTSVGLGMLATAQPHIADHFPAWAQIIFGSGITLGAMSAIILHLIFNHGTHEAVVEDIEAAAQPTTTHPEMWKNVVVISEDKLGSRPPKSCSR comes from the coding sequence ATGAAAGCTGCCAGAAATGTTCCGCAAGCGGTTCATCCTGTAGATGAATTCCTGCCTTTCTGGCAGTTGGGTGTTTATGGGTTGCAGCATGTGCTCACATTTTATGCTGCATCTGTTATTGTGCCCATTCTGCTTGCCAGTGCTCTTGGGCTTTCGCACGATGCCTTGGAACACCTTATTGAAGCCGATCTTTTTACCTGTGGCATTGCCTCTCTTATTCAGGCCGTAGGTATTGGCCCGCTTGGGGTAAAGCTGCCGCTCTTGCAGGGTGTTACCTTTGTTTCCGTTACCCCCATGATCGCCATTGGCATGGCTGCCGGGGGCGGGATTGAAGGGCTGCATCAGATTTTTGGCGCGGTTATTGTTGCGGGCATTTTTTCCTACTTTATGGCACCGTTTTTCTCCCGCCTGATCCGCTTTTTTCCGCCTGTTGTTACCGGGTCTGTCATTCTGGTTATCGGGTTGGCTCTGCTGCCAGTCGCCGCCAATGATATTGTTAATGGGCAAGGCACGGGCACCATGCAAAACCCTGTTAGCCTGCGTAATGTTGCTTATGGCTTGGGCACACTGCTGTGCATCCTGGCTATTCAGCGTTTCTTCAAAGGTTTTATTGGCACCATTGCTGTGCTGGTGGGACTGATTATGGGCACGCTGGTAGCATGGATTTTGGGGGACGCGCATTTTGGAGATGTATCATCCGCTCCATTACTAACCATTGTGCGCCCGCTGTATTTTGGCATGCCCAGCTTTCATATCGTGCCCATTCTCTCTCTGATTATCGTGATGATGGTTTCCATGCTGGAAACAACGGGGGATGTATTTGCCACTGGTGCGATTGTGGAAAAAAAGATCACTCCGCGTGATATCACCCGCGCCATTCGGGCAGATGGGGCCGCCACAATGCTGGGGGGCATTTTCAACTCCTTCCCTTACACCTGCTTTGCTGAAAACGTAGGCCTTGTGCGGCTTACAGGCGTAAAAAGCCGGTGGGTTGTGGCTGCCGCAGCCCTTATCATGATGGTTATGGGCTGCCTGCCCAAACTGGCCGTACTTATGGCCTGCGTGCCTCTGCCTGTTCTGGGTGGCGCGGCCTTGGCCATGTTTGCCGCTGTGGCCGTAGTGGGCATTCAAACTTTGGCGCAGGTCGATTTTGATAACCAAAATAACGGCATTATTGTTGGCACTAGTGTTGGCTTGGGCATGCTTGCTACGGCACAGCCCCATATTGCAGACCACTTTCCGGCATGGGCCCAGATCATCTTTGGCAGTGGCATTACGCTAGGGGCCATGTCCGCCATTATCTTGCACCTGATCTTCAACCACGGCACACATGAGGCTGTTGTAGAAGATATAGAAGCCGCCGCACAGCCAACAACCACTCACCCAGAAATGTGGAAGAATGTTGTTGTGATCTCGGAAGATAAACTGGGGTCTCGTCCTCCAAAATCCTGCTCCAGATAA
- the uraH gene encoding hydroxyisourate hydrolase, whose protein sequence is MSSLSTHVLNTVSGRPASAVQIRLFAGDTLVFTGLTNADGRCAELRSLELKPGKYRLEFEIGTYFQQQGMNLPEPLFLDIVPIVFGLGEAMHAHVPLLAAPYGYSTYRGS, encoded by the coding sequence ATGAGCTCTCTTTCCACACATGTGCTCAATACAGTTTCCGGCCGTCCGGCCAGTGCTGTGCAGATCCGCCTTTTTGCGGGCGATACCCTTGTGTTTACGGGGCTAACAAATGCCGATGGTCGCTGCGCGGAGCTCAGAAGTCTTGAACTCAAACCCGGCAAGTATCGGCTGGAGTTTGAAATAGGTACCTATTTCCAGCAACAGGGCATGAACCTGCCAGAACCATTGTTTCTGGACATCGTGCCAATTGTTTTTGGATTGGGCGAAGCCATGCACGCCCATGTGCCGCTGCTTGCCGCGCCTTATGGTTATTCCACTTACAGGGGAAGCTGA
- the uraD gene encoding 2-oxo-4-hydroxy-4-carboxy-5-ureidoimidazoline decarboxylase produces the protein MMFLQEVNTLSPQQFVETFGGIYEHSPWVAEAAATRRPFASMQQMKQAFSDAVQQAPANQKLALVRAHPELGHRIGIDPDLSAESTQEQGSAGLDRLSPAEYKQLRDLNEVYQKKFGMPFVICVRQATKTVILKAMEQRLASSFTVELTEALKQIDAIAALRLQDKVQT, from the coding sequence ATGATGTTCTTGCAGGAGGTAAACACGCTCTCTCCCCAACAGTTTGTTGAAACATTTGGGGGCATTTACGAGCATTCTCCGTGGGTGGCAGAAGCGGCTGCAACGCGCCGTCCCTTTGCCTCCATGCAGCAAATGAAGCAGGCTTTTTCTGATGCAGTACAACAGGCCCCAGCAAACCAGAAACTCGCTTTGGTGCGTGCCCACCCGGAACTCGGCCACCGTATAGGCATAGACCCAGACTTAAGCGCTGAATCAACACAGGAGCAGGGGAGTGCTGGGTTAGATCGGCTTTCACCCGCAGAATACAAGCAACTGCGTGATCTGAATGAGGTGTACCAGAAAAAGTTTGGCATGCCGTTTGTTATTTGTGTTCGGCAAGCCACTAAAACCGTTATTCTGAAAGCTATGGAACAACGTCTGGCAAGCTCCTTTACGGTAGAGCTTACAGAGGCGCTAAAGCAGATTGATGCAATAGCGGCCTTAAGATTGCAGGATAAGGTGCAGACATGA